A genomic window from Flavobacterium azooxidireducens includes:
- a CDS encoding S9 family peptidase — protein sequence MKKIILIVSCFMGLTAATAQQVLTPEALWKLGRVSPLGITKDGKSILFKVSTPSVEENKSNSKTYSIPINGGVATEITETKELLNDKNLSPDGKYLLSHKEVKIDKINGKDIYPELDKSDVQVYNGLNYRHWDTWNEGNHNHVGFAEVNKEDSFFDIMKDEPFDSPQKPFGGDEDYVWSKDGKSIIYVSKKKSGTAYATSTNTDLYEYNLESKTTKNLTESNLGYDTHPTISPNGDLSWLQMKRDGFEADKNDIIVRFKGMDINLTSGWDGTVDSFKWSEDGKKIYFIAPVDGTVQLFEVNFPGLTRIAITVRQITTGDFDVTDIVGFSGDKVILGRTDMNHAKELFSYDFKKKTWLQLTKVNDETYSKLALPKFEKRYVTTTDNKKMLVWVILPPNFDKTKKYPTLLYCQGGPQGALSQFYSFRWNFSLMASQGYVVVAPNRRGMPGHGVEWNEQISKDWGGQVMDDYLSAIDDVAKESYVDKSRLGAVGASYGGYSVFYLAGMHNKRFKTFISHCGVFNLESMYGTTEEVFFTNWDIGGAYWETNNAAAQKSYNQFNPVKMVNKWDTPILIIQGGKDYRVPIGQGQEAFQAAQLQGIKSRFILFPEENHWVLKPQNAIIWQREFFGWLKETL from the coding sequence ATGAAGAAAATAATTTTAATCGTAAGTTGTTTTATGGGATTAACAGCAGCCACTGCTCAACAAGTGTTGACACCGGAAGCATTGTGGAAATTGGGAAGAGTATCACCTTTAGGAATTACCAAAGACGGAAAAAGTATCCTTTTTAAAGTTTCTACGCCTTCGGTAGAAGAAAACAAATCGAATTCCAAAACCTACAGTATTCCAATAAACGGAGGCGTTGCCACAGAAATTACTGAAACCAAAGAACTTTTAAATGATAAAAATCTTTCTCCAGACGGAAAATACCTCCTTTCACATAAAGAAGTAAAAATTGATAAGATAAATGGAAAAGACATTTATCCTGAATTAGACAAATCGGATGTTCAGGTTTACAACGGCTTAAACTACCGCCATTGGGATACGTGGAATGAAGGAAATCATAACCACGTTGGTTTTGCAGAAGTGAATAAAGAAGATTCATTTTTTGATATAATGAAAGACGAGCCGTTTGATTCTCCTCAAAAACCATTCGGTGGCGACGAAGATTATGTTTGGTCAAAAGACGGAAAAAGTATCATTTATGTTTCTAAAAAGAAATCAGGAACGGCTTATGCTACTTCAACAAACACCGATTTATACGAATATAATCTTGAATCAAAAACCACTAAAAATTTAACCGAAAGCAATTTAGGTTACGACACTCATCCCACCATTTCTCCCAACGGCGATTTATCTTGGCTACAAATGAAACGCGATGGTTTTGAAGCCGATAAAAATGACATCATCGTTCGATTTAAAGGAATGGATATCAATTTAACTTCCGGTTGGGATGGAACGGTTGACAGTTTTAAATGGAGTGAAGATGGCAAAAAAATCTACTTCATCGCTCCCGTTGACGGAACCGTCCAATTGTTTGAAGTGAACTTTCCGGGTTTAACCCGAATTGCAATTACAGTTAGACAAATTACTACCGGAGATTTTGATGTGACAGATATCGTTGGTTTTTCAGGAGATAAAGTAATTCTTGGCAGAACCGATATGAATCACGCCAAAGAACTTTTTTCTTATGATTTTAAGAAAAAAACGTGGCTTCAATTGACCAAAGTAAATGATGAAACCTATAGCAAATTAGCCTTACCAAAATTTGAAAAAAGATACGTCACCACAACCGATAACAAGAAAATGTTGGTTTGGGTAATTCTTCCTCCTAACTTCGATAAAACTAAAAAATACCCAACCTTGTTATATTGCCAAGGTGGTCCACAAGGTGCTTTGTCACAATTTTATTCCTTCCGTTGGAATTTCAGTTTGATGGCTTCGCAAGGTTATGTTGTTGTGGCTCCCAACCGTCGCGGAATGCCTGGTCATGGCGTAGAATGGAACGAACAAATCAGTAAAGACTGGGGCGGACAAGTGATGGATGATTACCTTTCAGCCATTGATGATGTAGCCAAAGAAAGCTATGTCGATAAATCACGATTGGGTGCTGTTGGAGCCAGTTACGGCGGTTATTCCGTGTTTTATTTGGCGGGAATGCACAACAAACGCTTCAAAACATTTATCTCTCATTGCGGTGTTTTCAACCTTGAAAGTATGTACGGAACCACCGAAGAAGTTTTCTTCACCAATTGGGACATCGGTGGAGCTTATTGGGAAACCAACAATGCCGCTGCTCAAAAATCATACAACCAATTCAATCCAGTTAAGATGGTGAACAAATGGGACACGCCAATCCTTATCATTCAAGGTGGAAAAGATTACCGTGTGCCAATTGGACAAGGGCAAGAAGCATTTCAAGCCGCTCAATTGCAGGGAATCAAAAGTAGATTTATTCTTTTCCCGGAAGAAAATCACTGGGTGCTCAAACCACAAAACGCTATCATTTGGCAACGTGAATTTTTTGGTTGGCTCAAAGAAACATTATAA
- a CDS encoding reprolysin-like metallopeptidase encodes MKLKLLTIALFASVCFSNAQEKSNFWKASALKSNTTLLESKRQIPQNNIFELDVEGIKTVLTSAPNRFKQSNGGKIISFPNENGEMEKFSVYENSIMAPELAANYPGIKSYIGIGIDNPTSTVYFSLSPLGFQSMLLRAGKSAVFIEPLTEDLSTYSVYKKADKVKNFSPFECSVINQVQNEVDPSLLRPNADDSTLRTFRLAVSATGEYTAYFGGTKAQALAAINATMTRVNGVFEKDFAIRMVLIANTDLVIYTNASTDPYTTSYNSQVQSTLTSVIGEANYDVGHLFVRASNNGNAGCIGCVCVNGSKGSAFTSSTIPTGDTFDIDYVAHEIGHQFGANHTFSFNNEGTGANMEPGSGSTIMGYAGITPQDVQPNSDAYFHAFSIQQVTNNVKNKTCQTNTATGNAVPTANAGLDYTIPKSTPFMLTGAGTDANGDVLTFNWEQFDNAASNATGANSAASATRTSGPTFRSYSPSTSPIRYFPNMSRVLAGATTTAGTEITVEALPSVARTMNFRLTVRDNRAGGSANNSDDMVVTVNGTAGPFTVTAPNTAVSYAGGSTQTITWNVAGTTANGVNCANVDILISTNGGSTWSTLLASTPNDGSQAVTIPNTPGNQNRIMVKGTNHIFFDVSNANFTITAGSSDTVAPTAPTLVASGTTSTSTNLSWSGATDNVAVTGYDVYQGGVLIGSTTTATTFAATGLTPSTSYTFNVRAKDAAGNVSVNSNTVNVTTLAGGITYCTSQGNSVADEYIGRVQIGTINNVSGGVSGYVDYTSISTNLTKGASATITITPTWTGSTYSEGYAVFIDYNQNGVFTDAGETVWSLAPTSATPVSGTFTVPTTAVTGATRMRVSMKYNGIPTACETFPYGQVEDYTVNLIAGTSDTTPPTAPTLTASGTTQTSTNLAWSGATDNVGVTGYDVYRNGTFLASTTTTTYAATGLTASTAYTFYVRSKDAAGNVSGNSNTVNVTTLANTVTYCASQGNSTADEYINRVQLGTINNLSGNNSGYGNFTNLSTNLVRGTSNTITITPAWTSTVYREGYRVWIDWNRDGDFLDSGEQVVNVTRTNATPIARSFTVPNTALLGQTRMRVSMKYNASPTACEAIPYGEVEDYTVNIVSSGREGEMEIESVSKTSITLYPNPVKDGLVYISSETNFTSYRIINLMGQVVATGKLDANSISVSSLASGTYLLEVSNNENVDTKRFIKQ; translated from the coding sequence ATGAAGCTCAAATTACTCACCATTGCACTCTTTGCAAGTGTATGCTTTTCCAATGCTCAGGAGAAAAGCAATTTCTGGAAAGCTTCTGCTTTAAAAAGTAATACCACACTTTTAGAAAGCAAAAGGCAAATTCCACAAAACAATATTTTTGAATTAGATGTCGAAGGAATTAAAACCGTTCTTACATCTGCACCAAATCGATTTAAACAAAGTAATGGTGGAAAAATTATTTCATTTCCAAATGAAAATGGCGAGATGGAAAAATTTTCAGTATATGAAAACTCCATCATGGCTCCTGAATTGGCCGCAAATTACCCTGGAATTAAATCGTACATTGGAATTGGTATCGATAATCCAACATCAACGGTTTATTTCAGTCTTTCTCCGCTAGGCTTTCAATCGATGTTGTTGAGAGCAGGAAAATCGGCTGTTTTTATCGAACCATTAACAGAAGATTTAAGCACGTATTCGGTTTATAAAAAGGCAGACAAAGTAAAAAACTTTTCGCCATTTGAATGTTCTGTTATAAATCAAGTTCAAAATGAGGTTGATCCATCTTTATTGAGACCAAATGCTGATGACAGCACATTGCGAACGTTTCGGTTAGCCGTTTCAGCAACCGGGGAATATACCGCTTACTTTGGCGGTACAAAAGCACAAGCTTTGGCAGCTATCAACGCAACAATGACTCGTGTGAATGGTGTTTTTGAAAAAGATTTTGCCATCCGAATGGTGCTTATTGCTAATACTGATTTAGTAATCTATACCAATGCCTCCACCGATCCTTATACAACAAGTTACAACAGTCAAGTGCAAAGTACATTAACTTCAGTAATTGGTGAAGCAAACTATGATGTAGGTCATTTATTCGTAAGAGCTTCTAACAACGGAAATGCAGGTTGTATTGGGTGCGTATGCGTAAATGGCTCCAAAGGAAGTGCTTTTACTTCCAGTACAATTCCAACAGGTGATACTTTTGACATTGATTATGTGGCTCATGAAATAGGTCATCAATTTGGTGCAAATCACACATTTTCGTTTAATAATGAAGGAACCGGTGCAAATATGGAGCCGGGTTCAGGCTCAACTATTATGGGTTATGCCGGTATTACTCCTCAAGATGTTCAACCCAATTCTGATGCCTATTTTCACGCTTTTAGTATTCAACAAGTAACGAATAATGTGAAAAACAAAACGTGTCAAACCAATACGGCTACCGGGAATGCAGTTCCTACTGCTAATGCAGGATTAGATTACACTATTCCAAAAAGCACTCCATTTATGTTAACCGGAGCAGGAACTGATGCAAACGGAGATGTGTTAACTTTTAACTGGGAACAATTTGACAATGCTGCTTCAAACGCAACCGGAGCAAATTCAGCAGCAAGTGCTACACGAACTTCTGGACCTACTTTCCGTTCGTACTCTCCTTCAACTTCACCTATAAGATATTTTCCTAATATGTCGAGAGTATTAGCTGGTGCAACTACAACAGCCGGAACAGAAATTACAGTAGAAGCATTACCATCGGTGGCAAGAACTATGAATTTCAGATTAACGGTTCGCGACAACAGAGCAGGCGGTTCTGCCAACAATAGTGATGATATGGTTGTAACTGTTAACGGAACCGCAGGACCATTTACTGTAACTGCACCAAACACTGCCGTTTCATACGCAGGAGGAAGTACGCAAACAATTACATGGAACGTTGCAGGAACAACTGCAAATGGTGTAAACTGTGCAAACGTTGATATTTTGATATCTACTAATGGCGGTTCAACTTGGTCAACTCTTTTGGCTTCAACACCAAATGATGGCTCACAAGCAGTAACGATTCCAAACACACCCGGAAATCAAAACCGCATTATGGTGAAAGGAACAAATCATATTTTCTTTGATGTTTCGAATGCTAACTTCACCATTACTGCAGGTTCTTCTGATACAGTTGCTCCAACAGCTCCAACATTGGTAGCTTCTGGAACTACTTCAACTTCCACCAACTTATCTTGGTCCGGTGCTACAGACAATGTTGCAGTAACCGGATATGATGTGTATCAAGGTGGCGTTTTAATAGGGTCAACTACTACTGCCACAACATTTGCAGCTACCGGATTGACTCCTTCAACTTCTTATACATTTAATGTAAGAGCGAAAGATGCCGCAGGAAATGTTTCTGTAAATAGTAATACTGTAAACGTAACAACGCTGGCAGGAGGTATAACGTATTGTACATCTCAAGGAAATAGTGTTGCCGACGAATACATAGGTAGAGTACAAATTGGAACAATAAATAATGTTTCCGGTGGAGTTTCAGGATATGTTGATTATACATCGATTTCAACAAATTTAACGAAAGGGGCAAGTGCTACAATTACGATCACGCCAACTTGGACGGGTTCAACTTACAGCGAAGGATATGCCGTATTTATTGATTACAATCAAAATGGAGTATTTACAGATGCCGGTGAAACAGTTTGGAGTTTAGCTCCTACATCAGCAACGCCGGTTAGCGGAACTTTTACCGTTCCAACAACTGCTGTTACAGGTGCAACAAGAATGAGAGTTTCTATGAAATACAATGGAATTCCGACGGCTTGTGAAACGTTTCCGTATGGTCAAGTTGAAGATTATACAGTAAATTTAATCGCAGGTACATCTGATACAACACCTCCAACAGCTCCTACGTTAACAGCTTCAGGAACTACTCAAACTTCCACCAATTTAGCTTGGTCCGGTGCAACCGATAATGTTGGTGTCACAGGTTATGATGTGTATAGAAACGGAACTTTCTTAGCTTCAACAACCACAACTACTTATGCTGCAACAGGTTTAACAGCTTCAACAGCTTATACCTTTTATGTTAGATCAAAAGATGCTGCCGGAAATGTTTCAGGAAATAGCAATACCGTAAACGTAACTACGTTAGCAAACACAGTTACCTATTGTGCTTCACAAGGGAACAGCACTGCTGATGAATACATTAATAGAGTACAGTTAGGAACTATTAATAATTTATCAGGGAACAATAGTGGTTATGGAAACTTTACTAATTTATCTACTAATTTAGTAAGAGGAACAAGTAACACGATTACAATCACTCCAGCTTGGACAAGCACAGTTTATCGTGAAGGTTACCGTGTTTGGATAGATTGGAATAGAGACGGAGATTTCCTGGACAGTGGAGAGCAAGTGGTTAATGTTACCCGTACAAATGCTACACCGATCGCACGAAGTTTTACCGTTCCGAATACAGCTTTGCTTGGTCAAACACGTATGCGTGTATCGATGAAATACAATGCTTCGCCGACTGCTTGCGAAGCAATTCCGTATGGTGAAGTAGAAGATTACACCGTTAATATCGTTTCTTCAGGAAGAGAGGGAGAAATGGAAATTGAATCGGTTTCTAAAACTTCAATCACACTCTATCCAAATCCGGTAAAAGATGGTTTAGTATATATTTCTAGTGAAACAAATTTCACATCCTACCGAATCATCAACCTAATGGGACAAGTGGTGGCAACAGGAAAATTAGATGCGAACAGCATTTCTGTTTCTTCTTTGGCATCCGGAACGTACTTACTTGAAGTGTCAAACAATGAAAATGTGGACACAAAACGATTCATCAAACAATAA
- a CDS encoding NAD(P)/FAD-dependent oxidoreductase — protein sequence MQLSFWELKNWFTNLDFTIVGSGIVGLHCALVLREKFPSAKILVLEKGVLPQGASTKNAGFACFGSVSEILDDLNSHTEEEVLQLVQKRWEGLQLLRKRVGDEVLDLKPYGGYELFLKEDESTYEECLQKLPFINELLKPLFKNEVFSKEIDRFAFQGIQEYVLFNPYEAQIDTGNMMQQLLKMATNQNILILNQQTVTSYVEKNSKVEVVLDDFSFQTKKLFFATNGFANELTNGEVKPARAQVLITKPIPNLDIKGTFHLDKGYYYFRNFEDRILLGGGRNLDFEGETTTELGQTEIIQNKLEQLLKEVILPNQSFEIEHRWSGIMGVGNHKNPVVKQLSENVFCGVRLGGMGVAIGSLVGKELADLID from the coding sequence ATGCAACTTAGCTTTTGGGAACTTAAAAATTGGTTTACAAATCTAGATTTTACTATTGTGGGTAGTGGAATTGTTGGGTTGCATTGTGCTCTTGTATTGCGTGAAAAATTTCCTTCTGCAAAAATTTTAGTGCTCGAAAAAGGTGTTCTTCCGCAAGGAGCAAGCACGAAAAATGCAGGATTTGCGTGTTTTGGATCGGTTTCCGAGATTTTAGACGATTTGAATTCGCACACGGAAGAAGAAGTGTTGCAATTGGTTCAAAAAAGATGGGAAGGATTGCAATTACTTCGTAAACGAGTTGGTGATGAAGTGTTAGATTTAAAACCTTATGGCGGATATGAATTGTTTTTGAAGGAAGATGAATCTACGTATGAAGAATGTTTGCAAAAGCTTCCGTTTATCAATGAACTTTTGAAACCGTTGTTTAAAAATGAGGTTTTTTCGAAAGAAATTGATCGATTTGCTTTTCAGGGAATTCAGGAATATGTGCTTTTTAATCCGTATGAAGCTCAGATTGATACCGGAAATATGATGCAGCAGCTTTTGAAAATGGCTACGAATCAGAATATTTTAATTCTAAATCAACAAACGGTTACTTCCTATGTTGAAAAAAATAGTAAAGTAGAAGTTGTTTTAGACGATTTTTCCTTTCAAACTAAAAAATTATTTTTTGCTACCAATGGATTTGCCAATGAATTAACTAATGGCGAAGTAAAACCTGCGAGAGCACAAGTTTTGATAACGAAACCTATTCCGAATTTAGACATCAAAGGAACATTTCATTTGGATAAAGGTTATTATTATTTCAGAAATTTTGAAGACAGAATATTGTTAGGTGGCGGAAGAAATTTAGATTTTGAAGGCGAAACCACTACGGAATTAGGTCAAACAGAAATTATTCAAAACAAGTTGGAGCAATTGCTAAAAGAAGTAATTTTGCCCAATCAATCTTTTGAAATTGAACATCGCTGGAGCGGAATTATGGGCGTTGGAAATCATAAAAACCCAGTGGTAAAACAACTTAGTGAAAATGTTTTTTGTGGTGTTCGCTTAGGCGGAATGGGCGTGGCGATTGGTAGTTTGGTTGGAAAAGAATTAGCAGATTTAATTGATTAA
- the mtgA gene encoding monofunctional biosynthetic peptidoglycan transglycosylase, protein MLWFFGISIFLVILFKFVPVPFTPLMGIRAIEQKKEGKEMICSHDWVPIEEISLNLQKAVIASEDGNFLTHNGFDFKAIEKAMEANKKGKKLRGGSTISQQTAKNVFLWSGRSYLRKGLEAYFTVLIELIWGKERIMEVYLNSIEMGNGVYGAQEASRVWYRKDAKNLTPREAAGIAAILPNPRKFKATNSSNYINRRKNHIVRQMSYLGKIEY, encoded by the coding sequence ATGTTGTGGTTTTTTGGAATTTCTATATTCTTAGTTATTCTGTTCAAATTTGTTCCTGTACCTTTTACTCCTTTGATGGGAATTAGAGCCATCGAACAAAAAAAGGAAGGTAAAGAAATGATTTGCAGCCACGATTGGGTGCCGATTGAGGAAATTTCGCTCAATCTTCAAAAAGCCGTGATTGCCAGTGAAGACGGAAATTTTTTAACCCACAACGGCTTTGATTTTAAAGCGATTGAAAAAGCAATGGAAGCCAATAAAAAAGGCAAAAAATTACGTGGTGGAAGCACCATTTCGCAACAAACTGCCAAAAATGTTTTTCTATGGTCCGGACGAAGTTATTTGCGTAAAGGCTTGGAAGCCTATTTCACTGTTTTAATCGAACTCATTTGGGGGAAAGAACGAATTATGGAAGTTTATTTGAATAGCATCGAAATGGGTAACGGTGTTTATGGAGCACAAGAGGCGTCACGCGTTTGGTATCGAAAAGATGCTAAGAATTTGACTCCACGAGAAGCAGCGGGAATTGCGGCAATCTTACCTAATCCGAGAAAATTTAAAGCAACTAATTCGTCTAACTATATTAACCGGAGAAAGAATCATATTGTGCGGCAGATGAGTTATTTGGGGAAGATTGAGTATTAA
- a CDS encoding prolyl oligopeptidase family serine peptidase — MNAQTNSPIKYPETKKGDVKDTYFDSEVNDPYRWLEDDRSKETEAWVKTQNEVTFNYLKNIPYRAQIKERLEKLWNYERISAPFKEGDYTYFYKNNGLQNQSVLYRKDKAGKEEVFLDPNTFAADGTTSLANLEFTKDGSLVAYSTSEAGSDWNKIIIMDAVSKKVLEQPIIDVKFSGISWMGNDGFFYSSYDKPEGSELSAKTDQHKLYYHKLGTSQKEDKVVFGLNEKRRYVGGGVTEDQQYLIVTAANSTTGNELYIKNLSNPNSKLETIVDNFNSNNYVIDNVGSKLYIVTNLNAPNQKMVTVDAKNAKPENWKDFIPQSDYVLSPSTGGGYIFANYMKDAISQVIQYDYEGKAIREIKLPGVGSAGGFGGKKTAKELYFSFSNYITPGTIYSYDPKAGTSKEYQKPKVDFNSADYESKQVFYTSKDGTKIPMIITHKKGLKLDGKNPTVLYGYGGFNVSLTPSFSVANAVWMENGGVYAVANLRGGGEYGKKWHDAGTQLNKQNVFDDFIAAGEYLIAQKYTSSDYLALRGGSNGGLLVGAVITQRPDLAKVALPAVGVLDMLRYHTFTAGAGWAYDYGTANDNKEMFDYLKNYSPVHNVKKGTKYPATLVTTGDHDDRVVPAHSFKFAAELQDKQAGENPVLIRIDVNAGHGAGKPISKTIEEVADIQAFTLYNMGIKKI, encoded by the coding sequence ATGAATGCACAAACAAATTCTCCTATTAAATATCCCGAAACAAAAAAAGGTGACGTAAAAGATACTTATTTTGATTCAGAAGTAAATGATCCTTACCGATGGTTGGAAGACGACCGTTCGAAAGAAACTGAGGCGTGGGTAAAAACGCAAAATGAAGTTACGTTTAACTACTTAAAGAACATTCCCTATCGTGCTCAAATCAAAGAACGATTAGAGAAATTATGGAACTACGAACGTATTTCTGCACCTTTTAAAGAAGGTGATTATACGTATTTCTACAAAAATAACGGTTTGCAAAATCAATCCGTTTTGTATCGAAAAGACAAAGCCGGAAAAGAAGAAGTTTTTTTAGATCCAAATACGTTTGCAGCTGATGGAACGACTTCGTTAGCAAATTTAGAATTTACAAAAGATGGTTCGCTAGTTGCGTATTCCACTTCTGAAGCCGGTAGTGATTGGAACAAAATCATCATTATGGATGCGGTTTCAAAGAAAGTGTTGGAACAACCAATTATTGATGTAAAGTTCAGCGGAATTTCTTGGATGGGAAATGATGGATTCTTTTATTCCAGTTATGATAAACCGGAAGGAAGTGAATTGTCTGCCAAAACCGATCAACATAAATTATATTACCACAAATTAGGAACTTCTCAAAAAGAAGACAAGGTGGTTTTTGGCTTAAACGAAAAGAGAAGATATGTGGGTGGTGGTGTGACCGAAGATCAGCAATATTTAATTGTAACGGCTGCAAATTCTACAACCGGAAATGAATTATATATCAAAAATCTAAGCAATCCAAACAGTAAATTAGAAACGATTGTTGACAATTTCAATAGTAATAATTATGTGATTGACAATGTAGGTTCAAAGTTATACATCGTGACGAATTTGAATGCTCCTAACCAAAAAATGGTTACAGTAGATGCTAAAAATGCAAAACCGGAAAACTGGAAAGATTTTATTCCGCAATCGGATTATGTTTTATCTCCTTCAACCGGAGGCGGATATATTTTTGCAAATTATATGAAAGATGCGATTTCACAAGTAATTCAATATGATTATGAAGGAAAAGCAATTCGCGAAATCAAATTGCCCGGAGTTGGTTCAGCCGGAGGTTTTGGTGGAAAAAAGACAGCGAAAGAATTGTATTTTTCTTTTTCAAATTACATCACACCCGGAACAATTTATTCGTATGATCCAAAAGCTGGAACGTCAAAAGAATATCAAAAACCTAAAGTAGATTTCAATTCTGCCGATTACGAAAGCAAACAAGTATTTTATACTTCCAAAGACGGAACAAAAATCCCAATGATTATCACCCACAAAAAAGGATTGAAATTGGATGGTAAAAACCCAACTGTTTTATATGGTTATGGTGGTTTTAATGTGAGTTTAACACCAAGTTTTAGTGTTGCCAATGCCGTTTGGATGGAAAATGGCGGTGTGTATGCGGTAGCCAATTTACGTGGCGGTGGAGAATATGGAAAAAAATGGCACGATGCCGGAACGCAATTAAACAAGCAAAATGTATTTGATGATTTTATTGCTGCAGGGGAATATTTGATTGCTCAAAAATATACTTCGTCAGATTATTTAGCATTACGCGGAGGTTCAAATGGCGGATTATTAGTTGGTGCCGTAATTACACAACGTCCGGATTTGGCAAAAGTAGCATTACCAGCCGTAGGGGTTTTAGATATGTTACGTTACCACACCTTTACAGCCGGAGCAGGTTGGGCTTACGATTATGGAACAGCCAATGACAACAAAGAAATGTTTGATTATTTAAAAAACTATTCGCCTGTTCACAACGTGAAAAAAGGAACAAAATATCCTGCAACTTTAGTCACAACCGGAGATCACGACGATCGTGTTGTACCTGCTCACAGTTTTAAGTTTGCTGCCGAGTTGCAAGACAAACAAGCAGGAGAAAATCCTGTTTTGATTAGAATTGATGTAAATGCCGGACACGGAGCCGGAAAACCTATTTCAAAAACTATTGAAGAAGTAGCCGATATTCAAGCGTTTACTTTGTATAATATGGGGATTAAGAAAATCTAA
- a CDS encoding DoxX family membrane protein yields the protein MNSQFTKLMRILLGAILVVFGLNKFLNFIPSPELPENAANFINSLASTGYVLQVVGVIEVLIGLLLLLNKWVAFALVVLVPISVNILLFHLFLDIPGISGALLVTVLNGILMYKLWPKYRPLFN from the coding sequence ATGAATTCACAATTTACCAAACTGATGAGAATTCTTCTAGGGGCAATTCTAGTTGTATTCGGACTAAACAAATTTTTAAACTTTATTCCTTCTCCAGAATTACCTGAAAATGCAGCCAATTTTATTAATTCGTTAGCTTCAACCGGTTACGTTCTACAAGTAGTTGGTGTAATTGAAGTATTGATTGGACTTTTATTGCTCCTCAATAAATGGGTTGCTTTTGCTCTCGTTGTTTTAGTTCCGATTTCGGTGAATATTTTGTTATTTCATTTGTTTTTAGACATTCCGGGAATTAGCGGAGCACTTTTAGTAACCGTATTAAATGGTATTTTGATGTATAAGCTTTGGCCAAAATACAGACCTCTATTTAACTAA
- a CDS encoding type 1 periplasmic binding fold superfamily protein, which yields MKNLKMMALALTTIFTLNSCSNDDSPVVEEELITTLTATFVGGGQTITLTSRDLDGDGPNAPVITVSGNFAAETTYSGSVQFLNELENPAENITEEIEEKDLEHQVFYQISNSLGNFTYSDFDTDGNPLGLEFTFTTGANPGTGTITITLRHLPNKNAAGVSEGNITNAGGSTDVEVSFPVVVI from the coding sequence ATGAAAAATTTAAAAATGATGGCATTGGCCTTAACAACAATCTTCACATTAAATTCTTGCAGCAACGATGATTCTCCGGTTGTTGAAGAAGAATTAATCACAACATTAACCGCAACATTTGTGGGTGGCGGACAAACTATTACTTTAACTTCCAGAGATTTAGATGGCGATGGACCAAATGCTCCGGTAATTACCGTTAGTGGGAATTTTGCAGCAGAAACAACGTATTCCGGCTCTGTTCAATTTTTGAATGAATTGGAAAACCCAGCCGAAAATATCACTGAAGAAATCGAAGAGAAAGATTTGGAACACCAAGTTTTTTATCAAATTTCAAACAGTTTAGGAAACTTTACCTATTCCGATTTTGATACTGACGGAAATCCACTTGGTTTAGAATTTACCTTTACAACAGGAGCAAATCCGGGAACAGGAACAATCACAATTACACTAAGACATTTACCAAATAAAAATGCAGCAGGTGTTTCAGAAGGCAACATTACCAATGCCGGTGGTTCAACCGATGTTGAAGTTAGTTTTCCTGTAGTTGTTATTTAA